GGCGGGCGCGGTGCTCGCGGCGGCCGAGGCGAGGTTGGCCGCGGCGATGGCCGTGGTGTCCTCCAGGCGGATGGTGGTGCCACCCACCTTGATTTCGTCGCCGAACGACAGCTGGCCCTTGTTGACCCGCTTGCCGTTGACGTAGGTGCCCTCGACGCTGCCCATGTCGATGATGGACAGGCTGCCGTCGGAGGCCACCTCGATGACGGAGTGGATACGGCTGACCTTCTCGTCGTCCAGGCACAGGTGCGCCGAGGCGAGACGGCCAATCTTGATGATGTCACGCTCGAAGTCCTTCGAGGTGACCAGGGTGTCACCCTTGAAGACCCTGAGTGTCAAAGGCACAGGCATTTCAATTCCTCGGTAGGCTTGCGGCGATCTCTAGGACAACGCGGACGGCGATGGGTTCCCGGCGATTTTCACAGCTCGCCAACCGACTGCATCACCTTGTCCTCGAAGTCCTCGCGGATACGGATGAGGTTGGAGTGCGAGACCTTCTTGCGGGCCTCGACGTACTCGCCGTCGGGCTTGGTCAGGTCGCCCTCGATGGTGTCATCCTCGAAGTCGATGGTCTGCGGGCCGCCCTTGCCCGCCTTGCCACCGCCGCCAGAATCCCTCGTCGGGGGCGGGGAGTCCTCGTCCTGGGCGAGGGCCGGCGTCACGATCAACATCCCACACAGCATCAGGAGCTTGCGCATCACTGTCTCCGGGCGGCCCGCCCATGCGGCGGGCCGCGATACGTCATGAAGGTTCGCATCAATCCCCCCTCCCCCGCCACCGCCACCTCATCCCACATCTAGAAGATGTCGTCCGACGGCTCCGCCGGATCCGCCTTGGGCGGAGTGGCCGGCTGTGCGGCGGTGTCGGCGGGCTTCTGGGCGGGCGCTGAGGGCTGGACACCCGAGGCGGGCTGGGCCGCGGGCTGCGGGGCCGGCGCGCCCCCAGCGGGGGTGGCCGCGCCCCCCTGCTTGGCCTCCTCGGCCTTCATGAGCTCCTGCTGCTGCTTCTGCAGTTCCTCGAGCTTCTTGGCCTGCTCCTCCTGGAGGACGGCGTCGCGCTGGGCCTGGACGATGGACTCCGCCTCGCGCAGCAGCCCGAAGATGGGGTGCTCGGCGCTGAGGGCCACTTCGCTGCCGGACAGGCCGATGTACTTCTTGTACAGCTCCACGGCCCGCTCCGGAGCGCCCTTGTTGCGGTGCAGCAGCACGCCGCGGTTGTAGTAGACGGCGGCCAGGTTCGGGTCGAGCTTCTCGGCCTCGTCGTACTCCTGCATCGCCTTGTCGTACTGGCCCTGGCCCTTGAGGGCCACGCCCAGGTTCAGGTGCGCGGGAGCGTTCTTGCTGTCGGCCTGGAGCACGCGGCGCAGGTGCGCCTCGGCGCCGGGGTAGTTCTCCACATCCAGCGCGAGCTGCGCCAGCATCACGTGCGAGGGCACGTAGTCGGCGCGCACCTCGACGGCGCGATTGAACTCCAGGCGCGCCTCGTCCTTCTTCTCCTCCTGCAGGAGGATGAGGCCGATGGTGTGGTGCAGTTCGGGATCGTTCTGGTCGATCTTCATCGCGCGCAG
Above is a window of Cystobacter fuscus DNA encoding:
- the cglF gene encoding adventurous gliding motility protein CglF; this encodes MRKLLMLCGMLIVTPALAQDEDSPPPTRDSGGGGKAGKGGPQTIDFEDDTIEGDLTKPDGEYVEARKKVSHSNLIRIREDFEDKVMQSVGEL
- the gltE gene encoding adventurous gliding motility TPR repeat lipoprotein GltE, translating into MNRPTTNHPSMMRSLLVAVTAALFAAGCAGTNATKNSVVDSGKTTKSNEPQSISNRAKLLFEDSLAAYEAQKKGGAIDYPSLERKFKAALDADNGLAEAQYNLGVLAERQGKTSEAVGHYQAALKTKPSLRQASENLAVLAQNAGDVQGAVNIYQGILKMYPDDANSRARLAEIYRQTGDHDKAMEFSRAALMREPQSVTAYKVMMRSYLERKQLAMAKLVALRAMKIDQNDPELHHTIGLILLQEEKKDEARLEFNRAVEVRADYVPSHVMLAQLALDVENYPGAEAHLRRVLQADSKNAPAHLNLGVALKGQGQYDKAMQEYDEAEKLDPNLAAVYYNRGVLLHRNKGAPERAVELYKKYIGLSGSEVALSAEHPIFGLLREAESIVQAQRDAVLQEEQAKKLEELQKQQQELMKAEEAKQGGAATPAGGAPAPQPAAQPASGVQPSAPAQKPADTAAQPATPPKADPAEPSDDIF